One segment of Struthio camelus isolate bStrCam1 chromosome 25, bStrCam1.hap1, whole genome shotgun sequence DNA contains the following:
- the IFI35 gene encoding interferon-induced 35 kDa protein isoform X1: protein MDAEEESFIQLSSPMEVENSLLEMTPEQVQQEIKLCKELCSALEQDCVELQKAKEAVEQRTRELWKEGESLHKHLDQKMSLNRVHMASCQKSICLAKEERSRLRQEKQMLEKSLEEVKRKGLTEDPAMLLPSLPERKMVFKGQVTDKEDTNTLMLTPLIHYPLPGGSALITFEKPEVAQRIVELQEHVVELSHGEELDKCRVRVRAEPVELLLPNALEIRLSRSSRRILVSGLPSLSLPEEMLLDKLELFFSKTKNGGGEVESREFLGDSGQVVLSFAQEGVAEQLIAQGCIQFPIRKAKYEIKISPYLSGDITSLQLRPSRCARTVLLSGIPDVLDDEVMRDTLEIHFQKGSRGGGEVEALSYVPEGRQAVAVFREDAG from the exons GAGCTTTGCAGTGCCCTGGAACAAGACTGTGTGGAGCTACAAAAAGCCAAGGAAGCTGTAGAGCAGAGGACACGAGAGCTCTGGAAGGAGGGCGAATCTCTTCACAAACATCTTGACCAAAAAATGTCTCTGAACAGGGTCCACATGGCATCCTGCCAG AAGAGCATTTGTTTagcaaaggaggagaggagcaggctgaggcaggagaagcAGATGCTGGAAAAGAGCCTGGAAGAAGTGAAGAGGAAGGGCCTCACAGAGGATCCTGCAATg ctgctgccttCCCTGCCAGAGAGGAAAATGGTGTTTAAGGGCCAGGTGACGGACAAGGAGGACACGAACACGCTGATGCTCACGCCGCTGATCCACTACCCGCTGCCGGGTGGCTCAGCCCTCATCACCTTCGAGAAGCCAGAGG TGGCCCAGCGGATcgtggagctgcaggagcacgTCGTGGAGCTGAGCCATGGGGAGGAGCTGGACAAGTGCCGAGTGCGAGTGCGGGCAGAGccggtggagctgctgctgcccaatgCCCTGGAG ATCCGCCTGAGCCGGAGCAGCCGGCGGATCCTGGTGTCGGGCCTGCCCAGCCTGAGCCTCCCCGAGGAGATGCTGCTGGACAAGCTGGAGCTCTTCTTCAGCAAGACGAAGAATGGGGGCGGCGAGGTGGAGAGCAGGGAGTTCCTGGGCGACTCCGGGCAGGTGGTGCTGAGCTTCGCGCAGGAAGGAG TGGCGGAACAGCTAATAGCTCAAGGGTGCATCCAGTTCCCGATCAGGAAAGCAAAATACGAGATCAAAATATCGCCCTACCTGAGTGGAGACATCACCAGCCTGCAG CTCCGGCCGTCCCGCTGCGCCCGGACCGTCCTTCTCTCGGGGATCCCGGACGTGCTGGATGACGAGGTCATGAGGGACACCCTGGAGATTCACTTCCAGAagggcagccgcggcggcggggaggtggAGGCCCTCAGCTACGTCCCGGAGGGGCGACAGGCCGTGGCCGTGTTCAGGGAAGACGCGGGCTAG
- the IFI35 gene encoding interferon-induced 35 kDa protein isoform X2: MEVENSLLEMTPEQVQQEIKLCKELCSALEQDCVELQKAKEAVEQRTRELWKEGESLHKHLDQKMSLNRVHMASCQKSICLAKEERSRLRQEKQMLEKSLEEVKRKGLTEDPAMLLPSLPERKMVFKGQVTDKEDTNTLMLTPLIHYPLPGGSALITFEKPEVAQRIVELQEHVVELSHGEELDKCRVRVRAEPVELLLPNALEIRLSRSSRRILVSGLPSLSLPEEMLLDKLELFFSKTKNGGGEVESREFLGDSGQVVLSFAQEGVAEQLIAQGCIQFPIRKAKYEIKISPYLSGDITSLQLRPSRCARTVLLSGIPDVLDDEVMRDTLEIHFQKGSRGGGEVEALSYVPEGRQAVAVFREDAG; encoded by the exons GAGCTTTGCAGTGCCCTGGAACAAGACTGTGTGGAGCTACAAAAAGCCAAGGAAGCTGTAGAGCAGAGGACACGAGAGCTCTGGAAGGAGGGCGAATCTCTTCACAAACATCTTGACCAAAAAATGTCTCTGAACAGGGTCCACATGGCATCCTGCCAG AAGAGCATTTGTTTagcaaaggaggagaggagcaggctgaggcaggagaagcAGATGCTGGAAAAGAGCCTGGAAGAAGTGAAGAGGAAGGGCCTCACAGAGGATCCTGCAATg ctgctgccttCCCTGCCAGAGAGGAAAATGGTGTTTAAGGGCCAGGTGACGGACAAGGAGGACACGAACACGCTGATGCTCACGCCGCTGATCCACTACCCGCTGCCGGGTGGCTCAGCCCTCATCACCTTCGAGAAGCCAGAGG TGGCCCAGCGGATcgtggagctgcaggagcacgTCGTGGAGCTGAGCCATGGGGAGGAGCTGGACAAGTGCCGAGTGCGAGTGCGGGCAGAGccggtggagctgctgctgcccaatgCCCTGGAG ATCCGCCTGAGCCGGAGCAGCCGGCGGATCCTGGTGTCGGGCCTGCCCAGCCTGAGCCTCCCCGAGGAGATGCTGCTGGACAAGCTGGAGCTCTTCTTCAGCAAGACGAAGAATGGGGGCGGCGAGGTGGAGAGCAGGGAGTTCCTGGGCGACTCCGGGCAGGTGGTGCTGAGCTTCGCGCAGGAAGGAG TGGCGGAACAGCTAATAGCTCAAGGGTGCATCCAGTTCCCGATCAGGAAAGCAAAATACGAGATCAAAATATCGCCCTACCTGAGTGGAGACATCACCAGCCTGCAG CTCCGGCCGTCCCGCTGCGCCCGGACCGTCCTTCTCTCGGGGATCCCGGACGTGCTGGATGACGAGGTCATGAGGGACACCCTGGAGATTCACTTCCAGAagggcagccgcggcggcggggaggtggAGGCCCTCAGCTACGTCCCGGAGGGGCGACAGGCCGTGGCCGTGTTCAGGGAAGACGCGGGCTAG
- the LOC104153617 gene encoding uncharacterized protein isoform X1 — MAGRTVRVAGLPAHLPPDRLADKLTIHFLRARHGGGDIADVRVLPGAPARALVTFEEAAVARRVLEAEDHVLRIGGQSYPLEVTAHAPEPSPDEIFIHVYMIVDYGKLPAGKTLLRNLHKGYSNVQVNFDSKDTHCIVKGPFTELQAFSRDLLCSLNIKSQPVGESLPPGSSHVAQGTRMHDHQQEPVSIESAPKTSAKLPHWDQVCEKAAEVPSHRSPVDGKAMEQLEDFSLVMDSDIYLYMQRFCAYEYHGVLCRHHVDVVDVSNDGIVILYLRPSAGTSSGDMAALGQARLALQQLYQQLEVSLRKEKIDKGGLDVDSQAQRALSRELQKLYPRLLCHEDERQLYLIGNLVDVSQAKQYLQDFSTRREAAHTISKLRSSPPSHLATSHTVEAALHKSRSPGNTSSSGRSPRKLELKGEPQLAASFSTPKANQSQASPGLLLNQDSPLVQQAQLSGKHLSERDALGPSDPAALSQQYQARVTTRDVVLGSSAECQQKDPKEWDHMKGGAVLTRPKTLSPFGGKENSTSQHSGDSKGSSPIKHRPLTSMTGTVQSLNLFDTTRASSTLDSKPSESKALLRRSNSFSLPKSRESSKPRDTVRAISGGDRVSEEMSLDLLQWSYLKDVCRSAIEELCRDGSVQISEHRAGDCTVLTLEAEDRNKLFQARWKVETLVQKCPDLVCQSMSYSELAIDGPDDNALSELCSLLQGSSLKVGLSKDKYKLYLACPKEMLPGVTEAFQVFSSRRRHALKASSLSPGPVRALSEESPSAIQPRRSQDAMLGAALPDSLESLQMGLQHLDINAKAAHSVALGAFQLQGAEETSPPSPWQFQQALGQEEANDHADSRAVPGGSSLLSPTGVTNQSPAGLRESQDQPKTKLSSGEPDVARLKQVLPDRFQFARHKSRGGHNEEMGHLRSPVPAADGAPHSLPAWLYRAMTPEPHQATTEQSPAADSMGQERALLPTGRTNAQEEPDCSSLQTGGPSLGQETCKTPLNRCDACQDACVTCQAPCGHALCRTCFAADSTQPACCRANSVAPGRKLSGTFKLSSLSQSLPGYYRDLTLQVAYNIPDGVQGVGDPCPGQPYKGGTFHAYLPDNREGQKTAVLLKKAFEHGLTFQIKSFSGEERVTWGLIPHKTSWNGGKARNGYPDAQYLHEVCTVLKKLGIA; from the exons ATGGCCGGCCGCACGGTGCGCGTCGCGGGCCTCCCCGCGCACCTGCCGCCCGACCGCCTGGCCGACAAGCTCACCATCCACTTCCTGCGCGCCCGCCACGGCGGCGGCGACATCGCCGACGTCCGGGtgctgcccggcgccccggcccgcgccctcGTCACCTTCGAGGAGGCGGCAG TGGCCCGGCGGGTGCTGGAGGCCGAGGACCACGTGCTGCGGATCGGGGGGCAGAGCTACCCGCTGGAGGTGACCGCGCACGCCCCGGAGCCGAGCCCCGACGAG ATCTTCATACATGTTTACATGATAGTCGACTATGGGAAGCTTCCTGCTGGCAAAACCCTCCTGAGGAACTTGCATAAAGGCTATAGCAATGTGCAGGTCAACTTTGACTCCAAGGACACACACTGCATAGTCAAGGGACCATTCACTGAGCTGCAGGCCTTCAGCAGAGATCTACTGTGCAGCCTGAACATCAAAAGCCAACCAGTTGGAGAGAGTCTCCCGCCAGGCTCCAGCCATGTGGCCCAAGGCACCAGGATGCACGATCACCAGCAAGAGCCTGTCTCCATTGAATCAGCACCAAAGACGTCAGCAAAACTGCCACACTGGGACCAGGTGTGTGAAAAGGCAGCTGAGGTCCCATCACATCGAAGTCCAGTGGATGGGAAAGCCATGGAGCAGCTAGAGGACTTCTCCCTAGTGATGGACTCAGATATTTACTTGTACATGCAGAGGTTCTGTGCTTACGAGTACCATGGTGTGCTATGCCGGCATCATGTGGACGTGGTTGACGTTAGCAATGATGGCATCGTCATACTGTACCTCCGACCATCTGCAGGTACATCATCTGGGGACATGGCTGCCTTGGGACAGGCCCgcctggctctgcagcagctctaCCAGCAGTTGGAAGTGAGCCTACGCAAGGAGAAGATTGACAAGGGAGGCTTGGATGTGGACAGCCAGGCACAGAGGGCTCTGTCACGGGAGCTGCAGAAACTGTATCCCCGGCTGCTCTGCCATGAGGATGAGAGGCAGCTTTATCTCATTGGAAACCTGGTTGATGTTTCCCAGGCCAAGCAGTATCTTCAAGATTTCAGCACCAGAAGAGAGGCTGCGCACACAATCAGCAAACTCAGAAGCTCCCCGCCCTCACACCTGGCAACCTCCCACACTGTAGAGGCTGCACTGCACAAGTCCAGAAGCCCTGGGAACACCTCATCCTCAGGGCGCAGCCCAAGAAAGTTGGAGCTGAAAGGTGAGCCCCAGCTAGCTGCCAGCTTCAGCACGCCGAAAGCTAACCAATCTCAGGCCAGCCCAGGGCTTTTGCTGAATCAGGACTCTCCACTGGTGCAACAAGCACAGCTTTCTGGAAAGCACTTATCAGAAAGAGATGCCCTCGGTCCAAGCGACCCAGCAGCACTGAGCCAGCAGTACCAGGCTCGTGTCACTACAAGAGATGTGGTCTTGGGGTCATCAGCAGAGTGTCAGCAGAAGGACCCCAAAGAATGGGACCATATGAAAGGAGGTGCTGTGCTTACACGACCCAAGACCCTGTCTCCCTTTGGGGGCAAAGAAAACAGCACTTCGCAGCATTCTGGGGACTCTAAAGGCTCAAGTCCCATCAAGCACCGACCCCTCACTAGCATGACTGGTACCGTTCAGTCCCTGAATCTCTTTGACACAACAAGGGCCTCTTCCACGTTGGACTCTAAACCCTCTGAATCTAAGGCCTTGCTGCGACGCTCCAATAGCTTCTCCCTGCCAAAATCAAGGGAAAGCAGCAAGCCCCGAGACACTGTCAGGGCCATCAGTGGAGGTGATAGGGTGAGTGAAGAAATGAGCCTGGACTTGCTGCAGTGGTCTTACCTGAAAGACGTTTGCCGTTCTGCTATTGAGGAACTGTGCAGGGATGGCAGCGTGCAGATCTCAGAGCATCGTGCTGGGGACTGCACTGTGCTGACATTGGAGGCAGAGGACAGGAACAAGCTTTTTCAGGCTAGATGGAAGGTGGAAACTCTTGTGCAAAAGTGTCCTGACCTCGTGTGTCAGAGTATGAGTTACTCGGAGCTTGCTATAGATGGGCCAGATGACAATGCCCTGAGCGAACTGTGCAGCCTCTTGCAAGGAAGTTCCCTCAAGGTTGGACTAAGCAAAGATAAGTACAAGTTATATCTTGCCTGCCCCAAGGAGATGCTGCCAGGCGTGACTGAGGCATTCCAGGTGTTTTCTTCCAGGAGACGGCATGCCCTGAAGGCTTCATCCTTGTCTCCAGGACCAGTGAGAGCGTTGAGTGAAGAGTCACCAAGTGCCATCCAGCCAAGGAGAAGCCAGGATGCTATGCTGGGTGCAGCCCTTCCCGATAGCCTGGAGTCCCTACAGATGGGCCTACAGCACCTGGACATTAATGCTAAAGCAGCCCACTCAGTCGCGCTTGGGGCTTTCCAGCTGCAAGGGGCTGAGGAAACGAGCCCTCCCAGCCCTTGGCAGTTCCAGCAAGCGTTGGGACAGGAGGAGGCCAATGACCATGCAGATTCTAGGGCTGTGCCAGGAGGAAGCAGCCTTCTCAGCCCTACTGGAGTGACCAACCAAAGTCCTGCTGGCCTGAGGGAGTCCCAAGACCAGCCAAAGACAAAGCTATCTAGTGGGGAGCCTGACGTTGCACGGCTAAAGCAGGTTTTGCCAGATAGATTCCAGTTTGCAAGACACAAGAGCAGAGGAGGCCACAATGAGGAGATGGGACATCTGCGGTCACCAGTTCCTGCAGCAGACGGTGCTCCTCACTCCTTACCTGCTTGGCTCTACAGGGCTATGACCCCTGAGCCACACCAGGCTACAACAGAGCAGTCACCCGCAGCAGACTCCATGGGCCAAGAAAGGGCCCTACTCCCGACTGGCAGGACCAATGCGCAGGAGGAGCCTGACTGCTCATCACTGCAGACAGGAGGCCCCAGCCTTGGACAGGAAACATGCAAGACTCCTCTGAATCGGTGTGATGCCTGCCAGGATGCATGTGTGACATGTCAGGCACCCTGTGGCCATGCCCTGTGCAGGACCTGTTTTGCAGCAGATAGTACCCAGCCGGCTTGCTGCCGTGCCAACTCTGTTGCCCCAGGCCGCAAGCTCTCGGGGACATTCAAGCTCTCCTCCCTGTCACAGAGCCTGCCTGGTTACTATCGAGACCTAACGCTTCAGGTTGCCTACAACATCCCTGATGGTGTGCAAGGG GTTGGCGACCCCTGCCCAGGACAGCCTTACAAAGGGGGAACTTTCCATGCCTACCTGCCTGACAACAGGGAAGGGCAGAAGACAGCAGTGCTGCTGAAGAAAGCATTTGAGCATGGGCTAACATTCCAGATCAAGTCCTTCAGTGGAGAGGAAAGAGTGACATGGGGCCTTATCCCACACAAAACCTCCTGGAACGGAGGCAAGGCCAG GAACGGGTATCCAGATGCCCAGTATCTCCACGAGGTTTGCACAGTCCTGAAGAAATTGGGCATCGCGTAA
- the LOC104153617 gene encoding uncharacterized protein isoform X2 — translation MSTGTAERALPSAAQCLCLPKEGRAIFIHVYMIVDYGKLPAGKTLLRNLHKGYSNVQVNFDSKDTHCIVKGPFTELQAFSRDLLCSLNIKSQPVGESLPPGSSHVAQGTRMHDHQQEPVSIESAPKTSAKLPHWDQVCEKAAEVPSHRSPVDGKAMEQLEDFSLVMDSDIYLYMQRFCAYEYHGVLCRHHVDVVDVSNDGIVILYLRPSAGTSSGDMAALGQARLALQQLYQQLEVSLRKEKIDKGGLDVDSQAQRALSRELQKLYPRLLCHEDERQLYLIGNLVDVSQAKQYLQDFSTRREAAHTISKLRSSPPSHLATSHTVEAALHKSRSPGNTSSSGRSPRKLELKGEPQLAASFSTPKANQSQASPGLLLNQDSPLVQQAQLSGKHLSERDALGPSDPAALSQQYQARVTTRDVVLGSSAECQQKDPKEWDHMKGGAVLTRPKTLSPFGGKENSTSQHSGDSKGSSPIKHRPLTSMTGTVQSLNLFDTTRASSTLDSKPSESKALLRRSNSFSLPKSRESSKPRDTVRAISGGDRVSEEMSLDLLQWSYLKDVCRSAIEELCRDGSVQISEHRAGDCTVLTLEAEDRNKLFQARWKVETLVQKCPDLVCQSMSYSELAIDGPDDNALSELCSLLQGSSLKVGLSKDKYKLYLACPKEMLPGVTEAFQVFSSRRRHALKASSLSPGPVRALSEESPSAIQPRRSQDAMLGAALPDSLESLQMGLQHLDINAKAAHSVALGAFQLQGAEETSPPSPWQFQQALGQEEANDHADSRAVPGGSSLLSPTGVTNQSPAGLRESQDQPKTKLSSGEPDVARLKQVLPDRFQFARHKSRGGHNEEMGHLRSPVPAADGAPHSLPAWLYRAMTPEPHQATTEQSPAADSMGQERALLPTGRTNAQEEPDCSSLQTGGPSLGQETCKTPLNRCDACQDACVTCQAPCGHALCRTCFAADSTQPACCRANSVAPGRKLSGTFKLSSLSQSLPGYYRDLTLQVAYNIPDGVQGVGDPCPGQPYKGGTFHAYLPDNREGQKTAVLLKKAFEHGLTFQIKSFSGEERVTWGLIPHKTSWNGGKARNGYPDAQYLHEVCTVLKKLGIA, via the exons ATGAGCACAGGAACAGCCGAGCGGGCTTTGCCCTCGGCTGCCCAGTGTTTGTGCCTGCCAAAGGAAGGGAGAGCG ATCTTCATACATGTTTACATGATAGTCGACTATGGGAAGCTTCCTGCTGGCAAAACCCTCCTGAGGAACTTGCATAAAGGCTATAGCAATGTGCAGGTCAACTTTGACTCCAAGGACACACACTGCATAGTCAAGGGACCATTCACTGAGCTGCAGGCCTTCAGCAGAGATCTACTGTGCAGCCTGAACATCAAAAGCCAACCAGTTGGAGAGAGTCTCCCGCCAGGCTCCAGCCATGTGGCCCAAGGCACCAGGATGCACGATCACCAGCAAGAGCCTGTCTCCATTGAATCAGCACCAAAGACGTCAGCAAAACTGCCACACTGGGACCAGGTGTGTGAAAAGGCAGCTGAGGTCCCATCACATCGAAGTCCAGTGGATGGGAAAGCCATGGAGCAGCTAGAGGACTTCTCCCTAGTGATGGACTCAGATATTTACTTGTACATGCAGAGGTTCTGTGCTTACGAGTACCATGGTGTGCTATGCCGGCATCATGTGGACGTGGTTGACGTTAGCAATGATGGCATCGTCATACTGTACCTCCGACCATCTGCAGGTACATCATCTGGGGACATGGCTGCCTTGGGACAGGCCCgcctggctctgcagcagctctaCCAGCAGTTGGAAGTGAGCCTACGCAAGGAGAAGATTGACAAGGGAGGCTTGGATGTGGACAGCCAGGCACAGAGGGCTCTGTCACGGGAGCTGCAGAAACTGTATCCCCGGCTGCTCTGCCATGAGGATGAGAGGCAGCTTTATCTCATTGGAAACCTGGTTGATGTTTCCCAGGCCAAGCAGTATCTTCAAGATTTCAGCACCAGAAGAGAGGCTGCGCACACAATCAGCAAACTCAGAAGCTCCCCGCCCTCACACCTGGCAACCTCCCACACTGTAGAGGCTGCACTGCACAAGTCCAGAAGCCCTGGGAACACCTCATCCTCAGGGCGCAGCCCAAGAAAGTTGGAGCTGAAAGGTGAGCCCCAGCTAGCTGCCAGCTTCAGCACGCCGAAAGCTAACCAATCTCAGGCCAGCCCAGGGCTTTTGCTGAATCAGGACTCTCCACTGGTGCAACAAGCACAGCTTTCTGGAAAGCACTTATCAGAAAGAGATGCCCTCGGTCCAAGCGACCCAGCAGCACTGAGCCAGCAGTACCAGGCTCGTGTCACTACAAGAGATGTGGTCTTGGGGTCATCAGCAGAGTGTCAGCAGAAGGACCCCAAAGAATGGGACCATATGAAAGGAGGTGCTGTGCTTACACGACCCAAGACCCTGTCTCCCTTTGGGGGCAAAGAAAACAGCACTTCGCAGCATTCTGGGGACTCTAAAGGCTCAAGTCCCATCAAGCACCGACCCCTCACTAGCATGACTGGTACCGTTCAGTCCCTGAATCTCTTTGACACAACAAGGGCCTCTTCCACGTTGGACTCTAAACCCTCTGAATCTAAGGCCTTGCTGCGACGCTCCAATAGCTTCTCCCTGCCAAAATCAAGGGAAAGCAGCAAGCCCCGAGACACTGTCAGGGCCATCAGTGGAGGTGATAGGGTGAGTGAAGAAATGAGCCTGGACTTGCTGCAGTGGTCTTACCTGAAAGACGTTTGCCGTTCTGCTATTGAGGAACTGTGCAGGGATGGCAGCGTGCAGATCTCAGAGCATCGTGCTGGGGACTGCACTGTGCTGACATTGGAGGCAGAGGACAGGAACAAGCTTTTTCAGGCTAGATGGAAGGTGGAAACTCTTGTGCAAAAGTGTCCTGACCTCGTGTGTCAGAGTATGAGTTACTCGGAGCTTGCTATAGATGGGCCAGATGACAATGCCCTGAGCGAACTGTGCAGCCTCTTGCAAGGAAGTTCCCTCAAGGTTGGACTAAGCAAAGATAAGTACAAGTTATATCTTGCCTGCCCCAAGGAGATGCTGCCAGGCGTGACTGAGGCATTCCAGGTGTTTTCTTCCAGGAGACGGCATGCCCTGAAGGCTTCATCCTTGTCTCCAGGACCAGTGAGAGCGTTGAGTGAAGAGTCACCAAGTGCCATCCAGCCAAGGAGAAGCCAGGATGCTATGCTGGGTGCAGCCCTTCCCGATAGCCTGGAGTCCCTACAGATGGGCCTACAGCACCTGGACATTAATGCTAAAGCAGCCCACTCAGTCGCGCTTGGGGCTTTCCAGCTGCAAGGGGCTGAGGAAACGAGCCCTCCCAGCCCTTGGCAGTTCCAGCAAGCGTTGGGACAGGAGGAGGCCAATGACCATGCAGATTCTAGGGCTGTGCCAGGAGGAAGCAGCCTTCTCAGCCCTACTGGAGTGACCAACCAAAGTCCTGCTGGCCTGAGGGAGTCCCAAGACCAGCCAAAGACAAAGCTATCTAGTGGGGAGCCTGACGTTGCACGGCTAAAGCAGGTTTTGCCAGATAGATTCCAGTTTGCAAGACACAAGAGCAGAGGAGGCCACAATGAGGAGATGGGACATCTGCGGTCACCAGTTCCTGCAGCAGACGGTGCTCCTCACTCCTTACCTGCTTGGCTCTACAGGGCTATGACCCCTGAGCCACACCAGGCTACAACAGAGCAGTCACCCGCAGCAGACTCCATGGGCCAAGAAAGGGCCCTACTCCCGACTGGCAGGACCAATGCGCAGGAGGAGCCTGACTGCTCATCACTGCAGACAGGAGGCCCCAGCCTTGGACAGGAAACATGCAAGACTCCTCTGAATCGGTGTGATGCCTGCCAGGATGCATGTGTGACATGTCAGGCACCCTGTGGCCATGCCCTGTGCAGGACCTGTTTTGCAGCAGATAGTACCCAGCCGGCTTGCTGCCGTGCCAACTCTGTTGCCCCAGGCCGCAAGCTCTCGGGGACATTCAAGCTCTCCTCCCTGTCACAGAGCCTGCCTGGTTACTATCGAGACCTAACGCTTCAGGTTGCCTACAACATCCCTGATGGTGTGCAAGGG GTTGGCGACCCCTGCCCAGGACAGCCTTACAAAGGGGGAACTTTCCATGCCTACCTGCCTGACAACAGGGAAGGGCAGAAGACAGCAGTGCTGCTGAAGAAAGCATTTGAGCATGGGCTAACATTCCAGATCAAGTCCTTCAGTGGAGAGGAAAGAGTGACATGGGGCCTTATCCCACACAAAACCTCCTGGAACGGAGGCAAGGCCAG GAACGGGTATCCAGATGCCCAGTATCTCCACGAGGTTTGCACAGTCCTGAAGAAATTGGGCATCGCGTAA
- the VAT1 gene encoding synaptic vesicle membrane protein VAT-1 homolog, with protein PGPEPPAGGGGDAAAAEHRALVLTGFGGYEKVKVQARRGGGPGPGELSVRVRACGLNFADLLARQGLYERQPPPPYCPGMECAGTVRALGDGVRGRQVGDKVIVLAKSGLWQEVVNVPANQTWLMPEGMSFEEGAAFPVNYITAYMILFDFGNLRPNQSVLIHMAAGGVGTAAIQLCKTVENVTIFGTASASKHDALRESGVAHPIDYRTMDYVEEVRKISPKGVDIVMDPLGGSDTSKAFHLLKPMGKLITYGVSNLITGQKKNLMAVAKTWWNQFSINALQLLHHNKAVCGYNLGNMEEEYELLGGVITKLVNLYSQGKIKPKIDSVWPFEQVADAMRQMQEKKNVGKVILVPEVPKEESKKEEN; from the exons cccggccccgagccgccggcgggcggcggcggcgacgcggcggcggccgagcacCGCGCGCTGGTGCTGACGGGCTTCGGCGGCTACGAGAAGGTGAAGGtgcaggcgcggcgcggcggcggcccggggcccgGCGAGCTCTCGGTGCGCGTCCGCGCCTGCGGCCTCAACTTCGCCGACCTGCTGGCGCGGCAGGGGCTGTAcgagcggcagccgccgccgccctacTGCCCCGGCATGGAGTGCGCCGGCACCGTGCGCGCCCTGGGCGACGGCGTCCGCGGCCGgcag gttgGCGATAAGGTAATAGTACTGGCTAAGTCGGGACTCTGGCAAGAAGTCGTGAATGTGCCAGCTAATCAGACATGGTTGATGCCTGAGGGAATGAGCTTCGAGGAAGGAGCCGCTTTTCCTGTCAACTACATTACTGCCTACATGATCCTCTTTGACTTTGGAAACCTGAGACCCAACCAGAGTGTTCTCATCCACATGGCTGCAG GTGGTGTGGGAACTGCTGCCATTCAGCTGTGCAAGACCGTAGAAAATGTCACCATTTTTGGCACAGCATCTGCCTCTAAGCATGATGCACTCAGGGAGAGTGGGGTTGCTCACCCTATTGACTACAGAACGATGGATTATGTAGAAGAGGTCCGGAAAATCTCTCCCAAAG GTGTTGACATCGTCATGGACCCACTGGGAGGATCTGACACATCCAAAGCGTTTCACCTCTTGAAGCCAATGGGCAAACTCATAACTTACG GAGTCTCAAACCTGATCACTGGGCAGAAGAAGAACCTCATGGCTGTGGCTAAAACCTGGTGGAACCAGTTCAGCATCAATGCCTTGCAGCTCCTACACCATAACAAGGCTGTGTGCGGCTACAACCTTGGAAATATGGAGGAAGAGTATGAGCTTCTTGGAGGTGTTATAACCAAGCTGGTTAACCTGTACAGCCAAGGCAAGATCAAGCCCAAGATAGACTCTGTATGGCCCTTTGAACAG GTGGCAGATGCCATGAGGCAGATGCAAGAGAAGAAGAATGTTGGGAAGGTCATCCTAGTTCCTGAAGTACCGAAGGAAGAATCCAAGAAAGAAGAGAACTAA